A window from Kovacikia minuta CCNUW1 encodes these proteins:
- a CDS encoding DUF3110 domain-containing protein, which translates to MQVFVLLFNARTENEGIHTIRVGDRNLVLMFEDEDDATRYALLLEAQDFPTSTIEALDQQEIEEFCESAGYHSQLVPKGFVPQSDAERLLMVPPETNVDKPDWSVESELEDKDLGLEDEEPMADADLERIRRQLEGLL; encoded by the coding sequence ATGCAGGTGTTTGTTCTACTATTCAACGCTCGAACGGAAAACGAAGGTATCCACACCATCCGGGTTGGCGATCGCAATCTGGTTCTGATGTTTGAAGACGAGGATGATGCAACCCGCTATGCGCTTCTACTGGAGGCGCAGGATTTTCCAACCTCTACGATAGAAGCATTGGATCAGCAGGAGATTGAAGAATTCTGCGAAAGCGCCGGATATCACTCCCAGTTGGTGCCCAAAGGCTTCGTACCGCAAAGCGATGCCGAACGGTTGCTGATGGTTCCCCCTGAAACGAATGTTGACAAACCAGACTGGAGTGTTGAGTCAGAACTGGAGGACAAAGATCTCGGTTTAGAAGACGAAGAACCAATGGCAGATGC
- a CDS encoding DUF3352 domain-containing protein, protein MLRCFSVLMLATIALPGYAVAQTPAPKAPPQAATALPANTPGVLLLNTDAAAWQTLSRFNPFPTKSLLPFTLPLAAAGQDIQSWLGDQVAIALLPTTSSDDSFGSNIVMLAPIKNTSNFNTFLTKLKAIQGQPQIERDYKGVTILQWSLPSFAPEAPQPESPEDPDTESEQTFLPQFRQAFPGSAQRQFVPLPATGFTLQTKAIKPGGSLLKPGVENLPPFPAIPQPGGKGRTRVLAIALLPDNVAIASQSVTLERLIDARLEGGTSLAQNPLFLRTVNHPQFGRSLLVGYGEIASFTRLLANFYKSIPGLSPVSPILSESQINKFTQVYNTIDTHLWVQPEGIHGQTNLYYTKPQPQWVTSAEPNANQILSRLPAATYVSANSRNFKQQWQNMVEAGQYDPVSQDFVVSMRKTVPSLIGLDLEKDLLPWMDGEYTFFLFPTQGGLFNYISPDFNLGLGLMVQTSDRPAAEAALKKLDQFVQSQSRGEVSIVPRLIKGQPVVSWEGRQKDKILSIFSHGWVGRDTLVVTTGTGPMAALNPKPYLPLHLNYTFKTATESLPAPNDGYFYINMGSSLALLYGLILPSVPQTYAPFVQQVQQVLGTLRSVSTTTSATADAQRVDSLWVLKTVK, encoded by the coding sequence TTGCTGCGTTGTTTTTCTGTGTTGATGCTGGCTACGATCGCACTCCCTGGTTATGCGGTTGCTCAGACTCCCGCCCCCAAAGCTCCCCCCCAGGCTGCGACTGCGCTACCAGCCAATACCCCTGGTGTGTTGCTGCTCAACACAGATGCGGCAGCGTGGCAAACGCTGAGTCGCTTTAACCCCTTCCCGACAAAATCTTTGTTACCCTTCACGTTGCCGCTGGCGGCGGCTGGTCAGGATATTCAGTCCTGGTTGGGAGATCAAGTGGCGATCGCACTTTTGCCCACCACTTCCAGCGATGACTCCTTTGGTAGCAACATCGTCATGCTGGCACCCATTAAAAATACCAGCAATTTCAATACCTTTTTGACCAAGCTCAAAGCGATTCAGGGACAACCTCAAATTGAGCGCGATTATAAAGGTGTCACTATTTTGCAATGGTCATTGCCGAGTTTTGCCCCAGAGGCTCCCCAGCCTGAGAGTCCGGAAGACCCGGATACTGAATCGGAGCAAACCTTCTTGCCCCAGTTCAGGCAGGCGTTCCCTGGTTCAGCGCAGAGGCAATTCGTCCCCCTGCCAGCTACAGGTTTTACCCTCCAAACTAAAGCCATCAAACCCGGCGGCAGCCTACTTAAACCTGGAGTGGAGAATCTTCCACCATTTCCTGCCATCCCCCAACCTGGGGGAAAGGGGAGAACACGGGTTTTGGCGATCGCGCTGTTACCAGACAATGTGGCGATCGCCAGTCAGTCTGTGACGTTGGAACGTCTAATCGATGCCCGCCTGGAGGGAGGCACTTCCCTGGCACAAAATCCATTGTTTCTGCGGACAGTGAACCATCCCCAGTTTGGGCGATCGCTCCTGGTTGGCTACGGTGAAATTGCCAGCTTTACTCGACTTCTCGCCAACTTCTATAAGAGCATTCCTGGACTGTCCCCGGTGTCACCGATCCTGAGTGAGAGCCAAATTAATAAGTTCACTCAGGTTTACAACACGATCGATACCCATCTCTGGGTGCAACCCGAAGGAATTCACGGGCAAACCAATCTCTACTACACAAAACCCCAACCCCAGTGGGTAACCTCTGCTGAACCCAATGCAAACCAGATTTTGAGCCGTCTACCTGCTGCTACCTATGTTTCGGCAAATAGTCGTAACTTCAAACAACAGTGGCAAAACATGGTTGAGGCAGGGCAGTATGACCCGGTTAGCCAGGATTTTGTCGTGAGTATGCGAAAAACCGTTCCGTCCCTGATTGGACTCGACCTGGAAAAGGATTTGCTGCCCTGGATGGATGGGGAGTACACCTTTTTCCTATTTCCGACCCAAGGGGGGTTATTTAATTACATTTCTCCCGACTTCAATCTGGGTTTGGGGTTGATGGTGCAAACCAGCGATCGCCCCGCTGCTGAAGCCGCCCTCAAGAAACTCGATCAATTTGTTCAGTCCCAATCGCGAGGAGAGGTGTCCATTGTGCCACGCTTGATCAAAGGACAACCCGTGGTGAGTTGGGAGGGCAGACAAAAAGACAAAATTCTGAGTATTTTTTCCCACGGTTGGGTCGGTCGCGACACACTTGTGGTCACGACGGGGACGGGACCAATGGCAGCACTAAACCCAAAACCTTATCTGCCGTTGCACCTCAATTACACGTTTAAAACAGCAACTGAAAGTTTGCCAGCTCCCAATGATGGCTACTTTTACATCAACATGGGGTCTTCGCTGGCACTCCTCTATGGGTTGATCCTGCCTTCGGTACCCCAAACCTATGCACCCTTTGTGCAACAGGTGCAACAAGTTTTAGGTACACTGCGCAGTGTTAGCACAACTACCTCCGCCACCGCTGACGCACAACGCGTTGATTCGCTCTGGGTGTTAAAGACGGTCAAGTAA
- a CDS encoding type 1 glutamine amidotransferase family protein, with the protein MESRSTTQQPLSVVNQADAVLFGSGKLTRTVVQDQQLMSRFHLQPSHQLIGSQCSGALILKHLGLVENTSICTDLVTRSWLLELGADVLNQPFVATGNVATAGGCFSALYLAGWVIYRSLGREAVLEALSYVAPVGDQQSFIASVIAGVEQGIFRFPAT; encoded by the coding sequence ATGGAGTCACGATCCACGACCCAGCAGCCACTCTCGGTTGTGAATCAAGCGGATGCTGTGTTGTTTGGGAGTGGCAAACTTACCCGAACCGTCGTTCAAGACCAGCAATTAATGTCCAGGTTTCACCTTCAGCCATCGCATCAACTCATTGGTTCACAATGTTCCGGGGCATTGATCCTGAAGCACCTGGGCTTAGTCGAAAATACCTCCATTTGTACCGATCTGGTCACACGATCGTGGCTGCTTGAGTTGGGTGCCGATGTCCTGAATCAGCCCTTTGTCGCGACAGGGAATGTTGCCACTGCGGGTGGTTGCTTCTCTGCTTTATATCTAGCTGGATGGGTAATTTATCGAAGTTTGGGGCGAGAGGCTGTCCTGGAAGCTCTCAGTTACGTCGCACCTGTTGGTGATCAACAAAGTTTCATTGCGTCTGTTATTGCTGGCGTTGAACAGGGAATCTTTCGATTCCCTGCCACCTGA
- a CDS encoding CYTH domain-containing protein: MSVEIERKFLVKGDRWRSLGAGSRYCQGYIAAGEKTVRVRVVGNQAYLTIKGPTTGIARLEYEYSIPLADALEMLQSLCAPPLIEKMRYRVEWEGFIWEIDEFEGENQGLIVAEVELTDPNQAIALPDWIGEEVSHDSRYFNANLAKHPFSRWN, translated from the coding sequence GTGTCTGTCGAGATTGAGCGCAAATTTTTGGTTAAGGGCGATCGCTGGCGATCTCTGGGGGCTGGTTCGCGCTATTGCCAGGGCTACATTGCTGCGGGCGAAAAAACGGTGCGGGTGCGGGTTGTTGGGAATCAGGCATATTTGACCATTAAGGGGCCAACCACGGGAATTGCTCGACTTGAATATGAATATTCGATTCCGCTGGCAGACGCCCTGGAGATGCTGCAATCCCTGTGTGCCCCCCCTTTAATTGAGAAAATGCGGTACAGGGTGGAGTGGGAAGGGTTCATTTGGGAAATTGACGAATTCGAGGGTGAAAATCAGGGTTTAATTGTGGCAGAGGTTGAGTTAACTGACCCCAATCAGGCGATAGCCCTCCCCGACTGGATTGGTGAGGAAGTTTCCCATGACTCCCGCTACTTCAACGCCAATCTGGCAAAGCATCCCTTTAGTCGCTGGAACTAG
- a CDS encoding carbohydrate kinase family protein produces the protein MTQPRVLCLGEILYDFLSDQPGLPLEQVKSWTPYPGGAPANVACGLTKLGTLAGFIGCVGQDDLGASLVKLLEEIGVDETGIQRHPTAPTRAVYVVRSETGERHFAGFGENDTATFADTHLQAANLPVASFEKAEFLVLGTLELAYPEARSAILQALDLADQNYVKILIDVNWRPVFWKDPAIAPAMIHDLVSYADFLKLSEEEAEWLYGTTEPGVIAHRVGNLEGVIVTAGEKGCAYYLGENEGKLPAFAVEVEDTTGAGDSFVAGLLHQLCQHGIRSLSDPTIASEIVQYASAMGALTATKPGAIAAQPTAAEVEAFLYLKQQPS, from the coding sequence GTGACTCAACCCCGCGTTCTCTGCCTTGGTGAAATTTTGTATGATTTCCTTTCTGATCAACCAGGATTGCCTCTGGAACAGGTAAAATCCTGGACGCCTTATCCAGGAGGAGCGCCTGCCAACGTGGCGTGTGGGTTGACGAAGTTGGGAACCCTGGCAGGGTTTATTGGCTGTGTTGGGCAGGACGATTTGGGAGCGTCTCTGGTGAAGCTTCTAGAGGAAATTGGGGTGGATGAAACGGGTATTCAGCGGCATCCAACGGCTCCAACCCGGGCTGTTTACGTGGTGCGATCGGAGACGGGTGAGCGCCACTTTGCGGGGTTTGGTGAGAACGATACAGCCACCTTTGCAGATACCCATTTGCAGGCAGCCAATTTACCAGTAGCGTCCTTTGAAAAGGCTGAATTTCTGGTGTTAGGCACCCTGGAACTGGCATACCCGGAAGCTCGATCGGCAATTCTGCAAGCACTAGATTTAGCCGATCAAAATTACGTCAAAATCCTGATCGATGTGAACTGGCGACCCGTTTTTTGGAAAGATCCTGCGATCGCTCCAGCCATGATTCACGATTTGGTCAGCTATGCTGATTTTCTGAAACTCTCCGAAGAAGAAGCCGAATGGCTGTATGGCACTACGGAACCAGGGGTAATTGCCCATCGTGTGGGTAATCTTGAGGGGGTGATTGTGACCGCGGGTGAGAAGGGTTGTGCGTATTACCTGGGGGAGAATGAGGGTAAACTGCCCGCATTTGCTGTGGAAGTGGAAGACACGACAGGGGCGGGGGATAGTTTCGTCGCTGGGCTGCTGCACCAACTCTGCCAGCATGGTATCCGTAGCCTTAGCGACCCCACCATTGCTTCCGAAATTGTGCAATATGCCAGCGCAATGGGTGCTTTAACCGCCACCAAACCGGGGGCAATTGCCGCCCAACCCACCGCCGCTGAGGTGGAAGCTTTTTTGTACCTGAAACAGCAGCCAAGTTAG
- a CDS encoding phycobilisome linker polypeptide, whose amino-acid sequence MFKVTACVPSQTRIRTQRELQNTYFTKLVPYDNWFREQQRIMKMGGKIVKVELATGKPGTNTGLL is encoded by the coding sequence ATGTTTAAGGTGACTGCCTGTGTTCCCAGCCAAACCCGTATTCGCACCCAGCGGGAACTTCAGAACACCTACTTTACCAAACTAGTTCCCTACGATAACTGGTTCCGGGAACAGCAACGCATTATGAAAATGGGCGGCAAAATTGTCAAGGTTGAACTGGCAACTGGCAAGCCCGGAACCAATACCGGATTACTTTAG
- the apcB gene encoding allophycocyanin subunit beta yields the protein MAQDAITSVINSADVQGKYLDSTALDKLKAYFGTGELRVRAAGTISANASAIIKEAVAKSLLYSDITRPGGNMYTTRRYAACIRDLDYYLRYATYAMLAGDPSILDERVLNGLKETYNSLGVPVGATVNAIQAIKEVAAGLVGSDAGKELGVYLDYISSGLS from the coding sequence ATGGCACAAGACGCAATCACTTCTGTTATTAACTCTGCCGACGTTCAGGGCAAATATCTGGACAGCACCGCTCTAGATAAGCTGAAAGCTTACTTCGGTACCGGTGAACTGCGCGTTCGGGCAGCAGGCACCATCAGTGCAAATGCATCAGCAATCATCAAAGAAGCTGTTGCCAAGTCGCTGCTGTACTCTGACATCACCCGTCCCGGTGGCAACATGTACACCACCCGTCGCTATGCTGCTTGCATCCGCGACCTCGACTACTACCTGCGCTATGCAACCTATGCCATGCTAGCTGGCGATCCTTCCATCCTCGATGAGCGTGTACTCAACGGTTTGAAGGAAACCTACAATTCTCTGGGTGTACCTGTTGGTGCTACCGTGAATGCCATTCAAGCAATCAAAGAAGTTGCAGCAGGTTTGGTTGGTTCCGATGCGGGTAAGGAACTCGGTGTTTACCTCGACTACATCTCCTCTGGCTTAAGCTAA
- the apcA gene encoding globin family protein, which produces MSIVTKSIVNADAEARYLSPGELDRIKSFVTSGEKRLRIAQTLTDSRERIVKQAGDQLFQKRPDVVSPGGNAYGEEMTATCLRDLDYYLRLVTYGIVSGDITPIEEIGIVGVREMYSSLGTPIAAVGEGVRGLKSVASSLLSGEDAAEAGAYFDYIIGALQ; this is translated from the coding sequence ATGAGTATTGTCACGAAATCAATCGTGAATGCAGATGCTGAAGCTCGCTACCTCAGCCCCGGTGAACTCGATCGGATCAAGAGCTTTGTTACCAGTGGTGAAAAGCGCCTGCGGATCGCTCAAACCCTGACCGACTCTCGTGAGCGGATCGTGAAGCAAGCTGGCGATCAACTGTTCCAAAAGCGCCCTGATGTTGTTTCTCCCGGTGGAAACGCTTATGGCGAAGAAATGACCGCTACCTGCCTGCGTGACCTGGACTACTACCTGCGTCTGGTTACCTACGGAATCGTTTCCGGCGACATCACCCCGATCGAAGAAATCGGTATCGTGGGCGTGCGTGAAATGTACTCCTCCCTGGGTACCCCGATCGCTGCGGTTGGCGAAGGTGTTCGTGGTCTCAAGAGCGTTGCTAGCTCTCTCCTTTCTGGTGAAGATGCGGCTGAAGCAGGTGCTTATTTCGACTACATCATTGGTGCTTTGCAGTAA